A stretch of the Desulfobaculum bizertense DSM 18034 genome encodes the following:
- a CDS encoding NIL domain-containing protein translates to MQDVVKAYRKIVHLSFPPESSGKPIVCNLTKLFDLTFNILQASISSRQEGSLILELTGSEENYHKGVDYLKEHDISVQAIAQKISRDDDLCIDCGVCTALCPTHALYMDREKRTCLFDSEKCTACGKCTRVCPVNAMNIQISESDM, encoded by the coding sequence ATGCAAGACGTCGTAAAAGCGTACAGAAAAATTGTTCACCTCTCTTTCCCCCCGGAAAGCTCTGGTAAACCTATTGTCTGTAACCTGACCAAGCTGTTTGACCTGACCTTCAACATTTTGCAGGCCAGCATCTCTTCCCGTCAGGAAGGCTCACTTATTCTGGAGCTGACCGGTAGCGAAGAGAATTATCACAAGGGTGTCGATTACCTCAAAGAGCACGACATTTCCGTGCAGGCCATCGCACAGAAAATTTCCCGCGATGACGACCTCTGCATCGACTGTGGTGTGTGCACGGCTCTGTGCCCCACCCATGCACTCTACATGGATCGTGAAAAGCGTACCTGTCTTTTTGATTCCGAAAAATGTACCGCCTGTGGCAAATGTACCCGCGTCTGTCCGGTCAATGCCATGAATATCCAGATTTCTGAAAGCGATATGTAA
- a CDS encoding PilZ domain-containing protein, whose protein sequence is MEHSEFSRVETRIRGYARHIDSASSLPMQHDQVGHDTPDLSSANLQEALVEYLQMINAKLDALLGLIGQEHLENEFETSIEIVELSGSGLSFVCPDKEFNPGDILEFALMIGQFPLHVAAAVGVVSERRIRDTQTVCDVDFTKVRQNDREAIVRFVFKEERERIRQQKWTD, encoded by the coding sequence ATGGAGCACAGTGAATTTTCTCGCGTCGAAACCCGCATCCGAGGCTATGCCCGTCATATTGACTCGGCCTCCAGTCTTCCCATGCAGCACGATCAGGTCGGGCATGACACCCCAGACCTGAGTTCTGCAAACCTTCAGGAGGCACTCGTCGAGTATCTCCAGATGATTAACGCCAAGCTCGACGCCCTGCTCGGACTCATCGGACAGGAACACCTCGAAAACGAATTCGAAACCTCTATCGAAATTGTCGAGCTTTCTGGCTCCGGCCTCTCCTTTGTCTGCCCAGATAAAGAATTCAACCCCGGTGATATTTTGGAATTCGCCCTCATGATCGGGCAGTTCCCGCTTCACGTTGCTGCGGCTGTTGGCGTCGTTTCAGAACGCCGTATTCGCGACACTCAGACTGTGTGTGATGTCGACTTTACCAAAGTTCGGCAGAATGACAGAGAAGCTATTGTCCGCTTTGTCTTCAAGGAAGAACGAGAACGCATCCGACAGCAGAAGTGGACAGACTAA
- a CDS encoding protein phosphatase CheZ: protein MTPQIDKQLDALIEQVTQSVAKGLDMTLRQTIEKEVTAALSKSLAHQLKDGEFFRKVNDDMRHGLEQIYLEIKQAKRESYCPTSTHPVETDELLSEASDQLDEILKSTEDATVRIMDIVEKHQEMIAKSGELLRDFRSGGASKTNVDKLIELNDAHTSDLIEIMTALSFQDLTGQRIKRIVTALKRIEEVVTDVYISTGLIVKKRDEKPELNTEQLEKETQETVSKLKGPQNGTSQNDVDDLLKQLGLE, encoded by the coding sequence ATGACACCACAGATTGATAAGCAGCTCGACGCGCTCATAGAACAGGTCACTCAGAGCGTTGCAAAGGGCCTCGATATGACACTGCGCCAGACAATTGAAAAAGAAGTGACCGCTGCCCTCAGCAAAAGCCTCGCTCATCAGCTCAAAGACGGCGAATTTTTCCGCAAAGTCAACGACGACATGCGGCACGGCCTTGAACAAATTTACCTCGAAATCAAGCAGGCAAAACGGGAATCGTACTGCCCAACAAGCACCCACCCCGTCGAAACTGACGAACTTCTCTCAGAAGCCTCTGACCAGCTTGATGAAATATTAAAGTCCACCGAGGATGCTACCGTTCGCATTATGGATATCGTCGAGAAGCATCAGGAAATGATTGCAAAATCCGGCGAACTGCTTCGCGATTTCCGCTCCGGGGGCGCAAGCAAAACCAATGTGGACAAGCTCATTGAGCTTAATGATGCCCACACCTCCGACCTCATCGAAATTATGACAGCCCTCTCCTTTCAGGACCTCACAGGGCAACGCATCAAGCGCATCGTCACGGCACTTAAGCGCATCGAAGAAGTCGTCACAGATGTCTACATCTCCACGGGACTCATTGTAAAAAAACGCGACGAGAAACCAGAACTCAACACCGAGCAGCTTGAAAAAGAGACTCAGGAAACAGTCTCCAAGCTCAAAGGACCTCAGAACGGGACCTCGCAGAATGATGTCGACGACCTCCTGAAGCAACTCGGACTCGAGTAA
- the mgtE gene encoding magnesium transporter, with the protein MKKEERITTEQEQLQKFRAVEDDVENTAAEMENVHPADGADQLESLSLTEQVQVVTSLEKEDAAEFIAEMERHDRARLMRDLPPEFAADLLEEMSPDDAADVLDDLDDAHQQSLLKRVEDEEALEIETLLTFDSNTAGGVMNTEVTVIDRNMTADQAIQRIRSAAEETEIPYYAYIVDEMDHLVGVLSLRDLMLSPPGQQLREVLGKQHLVYTYFDEDKEDVARKLTHYNFLAVPVVDREMRLLGVVTHDDVIDIIHEEASEDMLGMVGAGQDETTDTPWVQSVRMRLPWLVVNVANSAISAWVVHLFEGTIGEMAILAALMPIVANQAGNSGQQSLAVIIRQLAMESFDRKRAWSAVAREARIGVLNGIIVGLLVMLGVFLLTHNIQLACVMSFALGLDMCIGNVAGASIPVILQELGRDPAQASSIFLTTLTDSAGFFTFLGLATVFLL; encoded by the coding sequence TGAAAGCCTCTCCCTTACGGAGCAGGTTCAGGTCGTTACGTCTTTAGAAAAGGAAGACGCTGCCGAATTTATTGCGGAAATGGAACGCCATGACCGCGCTCGGCTTATGCGAGACCTCCCTCCTGAATTTGCTGCTGACCTGCTTGAAGAAATGTCGCCAGATGACGCTGCCGACGTTTTGGATGACCTTGATGATGCCCATCAGCAGAGCCTTTTGAAGCGTGTCGAGGATGAAGAAGCGCTCGAAATTGAGACGCTTTTGACCTTTGACTCCAACACTGCCGGTGGTGTTATGAACACCGAGGTGACGGTTATTGACCGGAACATGACGGCAGATCAGGCAATTCAGCGAATTCGTAGCGCTGCGGAAGAAACTGAAATTCCGTATTATGCCTACATTGTTGACGAGATGGATCACCTCGTCGGCGTGCTCTCTCTTCGCGATCTTATGCTTAGCCCACCCGGTCAGCAGTTGCGGGAGGTCCTCGGCAAGCAGCATCTTGTCTATACGTACTTCGATGAAGACAAGGAAGATGTGGCGCGTAAACTCACGCACTACAACTTCCTCGCCGTCCCCGTCGTCGATCGCGAGATGCGGCTTCTTGGTGTGGTAACCCATGACGATGTTATTGACATCATTCATGAGGAAGCCAGTGAGGATATGCTCGGTATGGTTGGTGCTGGTCAGGATGAAACCACCGACACACCGTGGGTTCAGTCTGTCCGTATGCGTCTCCCTTGGCTCGTCGTGAACGTCGCTAACTCTGCAATCTCTGCGTGGGTTGTCCATCTCTTTGAGGGAACAATTGGCGAAATGGCCATTCTCGCGGCCCTCATGCCTATCGTCGCAAATCAGGCTGGCAACTCTGGTCAGCAGTCTCTCGCCGTCATTATTCGGCAGCTCGCAATGGAATCCTTTGACCGCAAGCGTGCATGGAGCGCCGTTGCCCGTGAGGCACGCATTGGGGTGCTCAACGGCATCATTGTCGGTCTGCTCGTCATGCTTGGCGTCTTTCTCCTTACTCACAACATTCAGCTCGCCTGTGTTATGAGCTTCGCCCTCGGTCTCGACATGTGTATTGGTAATGTCGCCGGGGCATCCATTCCCGTCATTTTGCAGGAACTTGGGCGTGACCCCGCTCAGGCTTCCAGCATTTTTTTGACAACTCTCACCGACAGCGCCGGATTTTTTACCTTTCTCGGGCTTGCTACGGTATTTTTATTATAA